A genomic region of Hippoglossus hippoglossus isolate fHipHip1 chromosome 8, fHipHip1.pri, whole genome shotgun sequence contains the following coding sequences:
- the LOC117766427 gene encoding myosin phosphatase Rho-interacting protein-like isoform X2: MFVRDKAPRSMRRRRGGERSVFGELTAEQRFMSGNMSGEKASSPCKKFQANIFNKSKCQNCFKSRELHLMSDHDKEQAKPIYGGWLCLAPEGTDFDNPMQRSRKWQRRFFILYEHGSLRFALDELPSTLPQGTVNLNLCTEIADAEPRTGQRNALCIVTSEQEIFIRGDNKEIINGWSEQLSVYLRTNKQYQKKKRKVEPVATQEPSPAKMAATDPVQSSCGRWQEEQRGRGPDVTPIWTVTDTEAAGPEQTPADCASAFLCPVSRDPLTLDGDGHFGNPVLDSVANGNITQPVQASTNSKNQRQDRSGGRTERIVGLDVTNKEQEGGAAVSSRGRSEARNSKREKLNSCGDLTQLSAPPPQRRAKSLDRRTSDTVMTPDLLNFKKGWMVKLDEKDQWKKYWFVLSIDSLRFYKDSITEEASDLEGEIDLTRCYNVSEYQVQRNYGFQIHTLMAVYTLSAMTAGIRRNWIQSLMKNVHPVNTPDVTSLPGHHAPRSAPEALPKPDVTQDSRSTDVPTERDPHHKPRSVVERRREGRYKTYDWAEFRPQNKSMLESDHQRDKSPCSLELGELDRKRRREERRRRYENMLGFSLSWDKTGGKTDNGGVRALSPESQQRVEEEIEECWMQVEKTVFRLDRTVPLFTEAEDTVDMEKLLNGYRNGVEDLKLQLAESERHRLELEAQLSPVGDHHPQVTLTEPPLGPEEDFCPLDTNEDLSNCQTLSLKEAYEDTREVSQQQIIIAQDVTELLSLEPPLSTPQQTPSIWLHDTEGHFQELGDFLPEGVATPLFSPTSDSQYILSQSDGRLLELNSDDTTADHQRQLDREDSPLFPTTETQINNSEYNSIPCILGKPSEGDDSPVNCLIEQHIPPDQAMVRRLSQEVELLTSQNEALNQRNQEMLNQLTEADREIERLKAEVSSRYTEPHHLPEVEQQGNMRAEDLERELSLRNQELLEAQTLITSLTDNLRGTEAILQLDVDEEEAGGEKNDPKSEGYLLRCFEATEAKLTELEKQLNRSETNCGELHVQNAELKEAERFYHQRAAEAEADIRRLNQELEAERFRHEKKSVSGEERIRQVIEGMVVRLDALEKLLEAIGKLDYGKERENEETMPAMLSQLKWEEDFWSLLFNELRASTSQSNEEKCVEVLLREVAERMVVERQMLLLGHYLLSGNDSCTDEGREGVKDLDVIWNTASVTATETQRTDETRMFDSINQLCHIEHFKAATQMKMSLLNCVASAPEKLQLIAESCRDFHVSEHHWFGLIHSAATEALYCFHLQRLQSKCEKQLEETKRKLLNCSSCVKLIEENRELKARLSNLEEQQASTCGDTRNVCCQTDGISPQDTGMELQITQAGIVDKIGEEEMVTSSLNCTDVPLLGTQEVSKENSEDSVESQQESDPNTEMEQVLVLRRRVKELEELLSVTVEEMSQEFEGKMICVQMQHEKETEKLKATCQRGFLSMEQSHLKVLEELQRRHQQEVERLLVERDQLLEEESSATATAIEAIKNAHRLELEREVQRRCQSENSNENNVLEIMQRQHSEELASYQRELEVLSQQFCLKCLENGHLVQALDAERRALCQCQQENQDLRTRNQELSSHLAAEITRLCSLAKQDELPFSQGMDIYEMEITLRVKESEVQCLKQEITSLKDELQSAQRDKRNATKKYKDMFTELSIVRAKSDSKVDELRENLRLAHHALDQTSP, translated from the exons ATGTTTGTGCGGGACAAGGCTCCTCGCTCAATGCGGAGGAGACGCGGAGGGGAGCGGTCTGTGTTCGGAGAGTTAACCGCCGAGCAGCGCTTCATGTCCGGCAACATGTCCGGAGAAAAGGCGTCGAGTCCCTGCAAGAAGTTCCAGGCGAACATCTTTAACAAGAGTAAGTGTCAGAACTGCTTCAAGTCCCGGGAGCTGCATCTGATGAGCGACCACGACAAGGAGCAG GCAAAGCCCATCTATGGCGGCTGGCTATGTCTGGCTCCCGAGGGGACAGACTTTGACAACCCAATGCAGAGGTCCAGG AAATGGCAGCGACGCTTCTTTATCCTGTACGAACACGGCAGCCTGAGATTCGCCCTCGATGAACTG CCCAGCACTTTGCCACAGGGGACGGTGAACTTGAATCTGTGCACAGAGATCGCAGACGCCGAGCCCCGGACGGGTCAGAGGAACGCGCTCTGCATCGTCACGTCAGAGCAGGAAATATTCATCCGCGGGGACAATAAAGAGATCATCAATGG GTGGAGCGAACAGCTGTCTGTGTATCTACGGACCAACAAACAATATCAGAAGAAAAAACGCAAAGTGGAGCCTGTCGCCACACAG GAACCCAGTCCAGCAAAGATGGCTGCGACAGATCCGGTACAGTCCAGCTGTGGTCGGTGGCAGGAAGAGCAGCGGGGCAGGGGACCGGATGTGACCCCCATCTGGACTGTCACAGACACTGAGGCCGCGGGCCCGGAGCAGACCCCTGCAG ACTGCGCGTCAGCTTTCCTGTGCCCGGTGTCCAGAGACCCTCTGACCTTGGATGGCGATGGCCATTTCGGGAACCCAGTTTTGGATTCGGTCGCCAACGGTAACATCACCCAGCCGGTCCAAGCGTCAACAAACAGCAAGAACCAGAGGCAGGACAGAAG TGGCGGCAGAACCGAGAGGATTGTGGGATTGGACGTCACCAATAAAGAGCAAGAAGGGGGGGCAGCCGTTTCCAGCAGGGGCAGGAGTGAGGCTCGCAACAGCAAGCGAGAG AAGCTAAACTCATGCGGAGACTTAACCCAGCTCAGCGCGCCCCCTCCTCAGAGACGAGCCAAGTCTCTGGACCGCAGGACGTCAGACACTGTCATGACG CCGGATctattaaactttaaaaaaggcTGGATGGTGAAGTTGGATGAAAAAGACCAG TGGAAGAAATACTGGTTTGTGCTGTCGATTGACAGTCTGAGGTTCTACAAGGACTCGATAACTGAGGAG GCGTCGGACCTGGAAGGAGAAATCGACCTCACTCGATGTTATAATGTGTCTGAGTATCAGGTGCAGAGGAACTATGGCTTTCAAATCCAC ACCCTGATGGCCGTCTACACATTGTCAGCCATGACTGCAGGAATACGCAGGAACTGGATCCAGTCTCTGATGAAAAATGTTCATCCAGTTAACACTCCTGATGTAACAAG TTTACCTGGCCACCACGCTCCACGCAGTGCACCTGAAGCCCTCCCCAAACCAGATGTGACTCAGGATTCTCGCTCCACTGACGTCCCCACAGAGAGAGACCCTCACCACAAACCCAGGAGTGTGGTGGAAAGGCGGCGGGAAGGACGCTACAAAACCTACGACTGGGCTGAGTTCAGACCTCAGAACAAGTCGATGCTGGAGTCTGATCATCAGAGAGATAAATCTCCCTGCTCACTGGAGCTGGGCGAACTGGACAGAAAGAGGAggcgggaggagaggaggaggaggtacgAGAACATGCTGGGCTTCTCTCTGAGTTGGGACAAGACTGGCGGTAAGACGGACAATGGTGGCGTCAGAGCACTGAGTCCCGAATCACAGCAGAGAGTGGAGGAAGAGATAGAGGAGTGCTGGATGCAGGTGGAGAAGACTGTGTTCAGACTGGATAGGACTGTCCCACTGTTTACTGAAGCCGAAGACACTGTGGATATGGAGAAGCTGCTGAACGGCTACAGGAACGGG GTTGAGGATCTGAAGCTTCAGCTGGCAGAGTCGGAGCGTCACAGGCTGGAGCTGGAAGCTCAGCTGAGTCCAGTGGGGGATCATCATCCGCAGGTCACACTG ACCGAGCCTCCTCTGGGTCCTGAAGAAGATTTTTGTCCATTGGACACAAATGAAGATTTGTCAAACTGCCAAACACTGAGCCTGAAAGAAGCATACGAAGACACCAGAGAggtttcacagcagcagatcatTATCGCACAGGACGTGACGGAGCTGCTCAGCCTCGAACCACCTTTGTCCACACCTCAGCAGACACCAAGCATCTGGCTGCACGATACAGAAGGCCACTTCCAAGAGCTGGGAGATTTCCTTCCTGAGGGTGTAGCCACTCCTTTATTTTCACCTACATCAGACAGTCAATACATTCTGTCTCAAAGTGATGGACGACTGTTAGAACTAAACTCTGATGACACAACAGCCGACCACCAGAGGCAGCTGGACAGAGAAGACAGTCCGCTGTTTCccaccacagaaacacaaataaataacagtgaatACAACTCAATTCCATGCATTTTAGGGAAGCCGTCAGAGGGAGACGACAGCCCAGTCAACTGCCTCATAGAGCAGCACATCCCTCCGGACCAGGCGATGGTGAGGAGGCTTTCCCAAGAGGTGGAGCTGCTCACCAGCCAGAACGAGGCTCTCAACCAACGCAACCAGGAGATGCTTAACCAGCTGACGGAGGCAGACCGTGAGATAGAGAGGCTGAAAGCAGAGGTGAGCAGCAGGTACACCGAACCCCATCACCTTCCAGAGGTGGAGCAACAGGGGAACATGAGAGCAGAAGATCTGGAGAGGGAGCTGAGCCTGAGGAACCAGGAGCTCCTGGAGGCTCAGACGCTCATCACGTCTCTGACGGACAATCTGAGGGGGACGGAGGCAATACTCCAGCTGGACGTCGACGAGGAAGAAGCAGGAGGGGAGAAAAATGACCCGAAATCAGAGGGATATCTGCTGCGATGTTTTGAGGCTACtgaagctaagctaacagagCTGGAGAAGCAGCTCAACCGATCAGAAACCAACTGTGGGGAGCTGCACGTGCAAAACGCTGAGCTGAAAGAGGCTGAGAGATTTTACCACCAGAGAGCTGCGGAGGCGGAGGCCGACATCAGGAGGCTGAATCAGGAGTTAGAGGCGGAGAGGTTCAGGCATGAGAAGAAAAGTGTTTCTGGTGAAGAAAGGATCCGGCAAGTGATAGAGGGGATGGTCGTGAGGTTGGACGCTTTGGAGAAACTTTTGGAGGCAATTGGCAAGTTGGATTatgggaaagaaagagagaatgaggagACGATGCCTGCAATGCTAAGTCAGCTGAAGTGGGAGGAAGACTTCTGGAGTTTGCTTTTCAACGAATTGCGAGCCAGCACTTCCCAATCGAATGAGGAGAAATGTGTAGAAGTGCTCCTCAGAGAGGTGGCAGAGCGCATGGTTGTAGAGAGGCAGATGCTGCTTTTAGGTCATTATTTACTTTCTGGGAACGATTCATGCACAGATGAGGGAAGGGAAGGTGTGAAAGATCTGGATGTTATTTGGAATACCGCAAGTGTGACAGCGACAGAAACCCAAAGGACAGATGAAACCAGGATGTTTGATTCTATTAACCAGCTGTGCCACATTGAACATTTCAAAGCAGCAACGCAGATGAAAATGTCTTTGCTAAACTGCGTCGCCTCCGCCCctgaaaagctgcagctgattgCAGAAAGTTGTCgtgattttcatgtttcagaGCATCACTGGTTTGGTTTAATTCACTCCGCAGCCACCGAGGCACTGTACTGCTTCCATCTACAGCGGCTGCAGTCAAAATGTGAGAAACAGCTTGAAGAAACGAAACGGAAACTTCtcaactgcagcagctgtgtcaaACTGATTGAGGAGAACAGGGAGCTAAAAGCAAGACTGTCAAATCTAGAAGAGCAGCAGGCGTCCACATGTGGAGATACGAGGAACGTGTGCTGTCAGACGGATGGGATTTCACCACAGGACACAGGCATGGAGCTGCAGATAACACAGGCAGGTATTGTGGATAAAATTGGGGAAGAGGAGATGGTCACGTCGTCACTAAACTGTACGGACGTCCCACTTCTGGGAACACAGGAGGTGTCGAAAGAAAACTCAGAGGACAGTGTTGAATCCCAGCAGGAATCAGATCCAAACACGGAGATGGAGCAAGTTTTAGTGCTGAGAAGAAgagtgaaggagctggaggagctgctgtccGTCACCGTGGAGGAGATGAGCCAAGAGTTTGAGGGCAAAATGATTTGTGTTCAGATGCAACATGAGAAGGAGACGGAGAAGCTGAAG GCCACATGTCAGCGAGGGTTCCTCTCCATGGAGCAGTCCCATCTCAAggtcctggaggagctgcagcgccGACACCAGCAGGAGGTGGAGCGCCTCCTGGTGGAGAGAgaccagctgctggaggaagagAGCTCTGCAACTGCGACTG caATCGAAGCGATTAAGAACGCTCACCGTCTGGAGCTGGAGCGGGAGGTGCAGAGAAGATGTCAGTCAgaaaacagcaatgaaaacaacgTCCTGGAGATCATGCAGAGACAACACAG CGAGGAACTGGCTTCTTACCAGCGGGAGCTCGAGGTTTTGTCCCAGCAGTTTTGTCTGAAGTGTCTGGAGAACGGACACCTGGTGCAGGCTCTGGATGCAGAGCGGAGGGCCTTGTGCCAGTGCCAGCAGGAAAACCAGGACCTGAGGACCAGAAACCAG GAGTTGAGCAGTCACCTCGCAGCAGAGATAACCAGACTGTGTTCGCTCGCCAAGCAGGACGAGCTGCCGTTCAGTCAGGGAATGGACATCTACGAGATGGAG atCACCCTGCGAGTGAAGGAGTCTGAGGTTCAGTGTCTGAAGCAGGAGATCACATCTCTGAAGGATGAACTGCAGTCGGCACAGAGG GACAAGAGGAACGCCACAAAGAAGTACAAGGACATGTTCACAGAGCTGAGCATCGTCAGAGCCAAATCCGACAGCAAGGTAGACGAGCTGagagagaacctgaggctggCTCATCACGCTCTGGACCAGACTTCACCCTGA
- the LOC117766427 gene encoding myosin phosphatase Rho-interacting protein-like isoform X1 yields MFVRDKAPRSMRRRRGGERSVFGELTAEQRFMSGNMSGEKASSPCKKFQANIFNKSKCQNCFKSRELHLMSDHDKEQAKPIYGGWLCLAPEGTDFDNPMQRSRKWQRRFFILYEHGSLRFALDELPSTLPQGTVNLNLCTEIADAEPRTGQRNALCIVTSEQEIFIRGDNKEIINGWSEQLSVYLRTNKQYQKKKRKVEPVATQEPSPAKMAATDPVQSSCGRWQEEQRGRGPDVTPIWTVTDTEAAGPEQTPADCASAFLCPVSRDPLTLDGDGHFGNPVLDSVANGNITQPVQASTNSKNQRQDRSSGGRTERIVGLDVTNKEQEGGAAVSSRGRSEARNSKREKLNSCGDLTQLSAPPPQRRAKSLDRRTSDTVMTPDLLNFKKGWMVKLDEKDQWKKYWFVLSIDSLRFYKDSITEEASDLEGEIDLTRCYNVSEYQVQRNYGFQIHTLMAVYTLSAMTAGIRRNWIQSLMKNVHPVNTPDVTSLPGHHAPRSAPEALPKPDVTQDSRSTDVPTERDPHHKPRSVVERRREGRYKTYDWAEFRPQNKSMLESDHQRDKSPCSLELGELDRKRRREERRRRYENMLGFSLSWDKTGGKTDNGGVRALSPESQQRVEEEIEECWMQVEKTVFRLDRTVPLFTEAEDTVDMEKLLNGYRNGVEDLKLQLAESERHRLELEAQLSPVGDHHPQVTLTEPPLGPEEDFCPLDTNEDLSNCQTLSLKEAYEDTREVSQQQIIIAQDVTELLSLEPPLSTPQQTPSIWLHDTEGHFQELGDFLPEGVATPLFSPTSDSQYILSQSDGRLLELNSDDTTADHQRQLDREDSPLFPTTETQINNSEYNSIPCILGKPSEGDDSPVNCLIEQHIPPDQAMVRRLSQEVELLTSQNEALNQRNQEMLNQLTEADREIERLKAEVSSRYTEPHHLPEVEQQGNMRAEDLERELSLRNQELLEAQTLITSLTDNLRGTEAILQLDVDEEEAGGEKNDPKSEGYLLRCFEATEAKLTELEKQLNRSETNCGELHVQNAELKEAERFYHQRAAEAEADIRRLNQELEAERFRHEKKSVSGEERIRQVIEGMVVRLDALEKLLEAIGKLDYGKERENEETMPAMLSQLKWEEDFWSLLFNELRASTSQSNEEKCVEVLLREVAERMVVERQMLLLGHYLLSGNDSCTDEGREGVKDLDVIWNTASVTATETQRTDETRMFDSINQLCHIEHFKAATQMKMSLLNCVASAPEKLQLIAESCRDFHVSEHHWFGLIHSAATEALYCFHLQRLQSKCEKQLEETKRKLLNCSSCVKLIEENRELKARLSNLEEQQASTCGDTRNVCCQTDGISPQDTGMELQITQAGIVDKIGEEEMVTSSLNCTDVPLLGTQEVSKENSEDSVESQQESDPNTEMEQVLVLRRRVKELEELLSVTVEEMSQEFEGKMICVQMQHEKETEKLKATCQRGFLSMEQSHLKVLEELQRRHQQEVERLLVERDQLLEEESSATATAIEAIKNAHRLELEREVQRRCQSENSNENNVLEIMQRQHSEELASYQRELEVLSQQFCLKCLENGHLVQALDAERRALCQCQQENQDLRTRNQELSSHLAAEITRLCSLAKQDELPFSQGMDIYEMEITLRVKESEVQCLKQEITSLKDELQSAQRDKRNATKKYKDMFTELSIVRAKSDSKVDELRENLRLAHHALDQTSP; encoded by the exons ATGTTTGTGCGGGACAAGGCTCCTCGCTCAATGCGGAGGAGACGCGGAGGGGAGCGGTCTGTGTTCGGAGAGTTAACCGCCGAGCAGCGCTTCATGTCCGGCAACATGTCCGGAGAAAAGGCGTCGAGTCCCTGCAAGAAGTTCCAGGCGAACATCTTTAACAAGAGTAAGTGTCAGAACTGCTTCAAGTCCCGGGAGCTGCATCTGATGAGCGACCACGACAAGGAGCAG GCAAAGCCCATCTATGGCGGCTGGCTATGTCTGGCTCCCGAGGGGACAGACTTTGACAACCCAATGCAGAGGTCCAGG AAATGGCAGCGACGCTTCTTTATCCTGTACGAACACGGCAGCCTGAGATTCGCCCTCGATGAACTG CCCAGCACTTTGCCACAGGGGACGGTGAACTTGAATCTGTGCACAGAGATCGCAGACGCCGAGCCCCGGACGGGTCAGAGGAACGCGCTCTGCATCGTCACGTCAGAGCAGGAAATATTCATCCGCGGGGACAATAAAGAGATCATCAATGG GTGGAGCGAACAGCTGTCTGTGTATCTACGGACCAACAAACAATATCAGAAGAAAAAACGCAAAGTGGAGCCTGTCGCCACACAG GAACCCAGTCCAGCAAAGATGGCTGCGACAGATCCGGTACAGTCCAGCTGTGGTCGGTGGCAGGAAGAGCAGCGGGGCAGGGGACCGGATGTGACCCCCATCTGGACTGTCACAGACACTGAGGCCGCGGGCCCGGAGCAGACCCCTGCAG ACTGCGCGTCAGCTTTCCTGTGCCCGGTGTCCAGAGACCCTCTGACCTTGGATGGCGATGGCCATTTCGGGAACCCAGTTTTGGATTCGGTCGCCAACGGTAACATCACCCAGCCGGTCCAAGCGTCAACAAACAGCAAGAACCAGAGGCAGGACAGAAG CAGTGGCGGCAGAACCGAGAGGATTGTGGGATTGGACGTCACCAATAAAGAGCAAGAAGGGGGGGCAGCCGTTTCCAGCAGGGGCAGGAGTGAGGCTCGCAACAGCAAGCGAGAG AAGCTAAACTCATGCGGAGACTTAACCCAGCTCAGCGCGCCCCCTCCTCAGAGACGAGCCAAGTCTCTGGACCGCAGGACGTCAGACACTGTCATGACG CCGGATctattaaactttaaaaaaggcTGGATGGTGAAGTTGGATGAAAAAGACCAG TGGAAGAAATACTGGTTTGTGCTGTCGATTGACAGTCTGAGGTTCTACAAGGACTCGATAACTGAGGAG GCGTCGGACCTGGAAGGAGAAATCGACCTCACTCGATGTTATAATGTGTCTGAGTATCAGGTGCAGAGGAACTATGGCTTTCAAATCCAC ACCCTGATGGCCGTCTACACATTGTCAGCCATGACTGCAGGAATACGCAGGAACTGGATCCAGTCTCTGATGAAAAATGTTCATCCAGTTAACACTCCTGATGTAACAAG TTTACCTGGCCACCACGCTCCACGCAGTGCACCTGAAGCCCTCCCCAAACCAGATGTGACTCAGGATTCTCGCTCCACTGACGTCCCCACAGAGAGAGACCCTCACCACAAACCCAGGAGTGTGGTGGAAAGGCGGCGGGAAGGACGCTACAAAACCTACGACTGGGCTGAGTTCAGACCTCAGAACAAGTCGATGCTGGAGTCTGATCATCAGAGAGATAAATCTCCCTGCTCACTGGAGCTGGGCGAACTGGACAGAAAGAGGAggcgggaggagaggaggaggaggtacgAGAACATGCTGGGCTTCTCTCTGAGTTGGGACAAGACTGGCGGTAAGACGGACAATGGTGGCGTCAGAGCACTGAGTCCCGAATCACAGCAGAGAGTGGAGGAAGAGATAGAGGAGTGCTGGATGCAGGTGGAGAAGACTGTGTTCAGACTGGATAGGACTGTCCCACTGTTTACTGAAGCCGAAGACACTGTGGATATGGAGAAGCTGCTGAACGGCTACAGGAACGGG GTTGAGGATCTGAAGCTTCAGCTGGCAGAGTCGGAGCGTCACAGGCTGGAGCTGGAAGCTCAGCTGAGTCCAGTGGGGGATCATCATCCGCAGGTCACACTG ACCGAGCCTCCTCTGGGTCCTGAAGAAGATTTTTGTCCATTGGACACAAATGAAGATTTGTCAAACTGCCAAACACTGAGCCTGAAAGAAGCATACGAAGACACCAGAGAggtttcacagcagcagatcatTATCGCACAGGACGTGACGGAGCTGCTCAGCCTCGAACCACCTTTGTCCACACCTCAGCAGACACCAAGCATCTGGCTGCACGATACAGAAGGCCACTTCCAAGAGCTGGGAGATTTCCTTCCTGAGGGTGTAGCCACTCCTTTATTTTCACCTACATCAGACAGTCAATACATTCTGTCTCAAAGTGATGGACGACTGTTAGAACTAAACTCTGATGACACAACAGCCGACCACCAGAGGCAGCTGGACAGAGAAGACAGTCCGCTGTTTCccaccacagaaacacaaataaataacagtgaatACAACTCAATTCCATGCATTTTAGGGAAGCCGTCAGAGGGAGACGACAGCCCAGTCAACTGCCTCATAGAGCAGCACATCCCTCCGGACCAGGCGATGGTGAGGAGGCTTTCCCAAGAGGTGGAGCTGCTCACCAGCCAGAACGAGGCTCTCAACCAACGCAACCAGGAGATGCTTAACCAGCTGACGGAGGCAGACCGTGAGATAGAGAGGCTGAAAGCAGAGGTGAGCAGCAGGTACACCGAACCCCATCACCTTCCAGAGGTGGAGCAACAGGGGAACATGAGAGCAGAAGATCTGGAGAGGGAGCTGAGCCTGAGGAACCAGGAGCTCCTGGAGGCTCAGACGCTCATCACGTCTCTGACGGACAATCTGAGGGGGACGGAGGCAATACTCCAGCTGGACGTCGACGAGGAAGAAGCAGGAGGGGAGAAAAATGACCCGAAATCAGAGGGATATCTGCTGCGATGTTTTGAGGCTACtgaagctaagctaacagagCTGGAGAAGCAGCTCAACCGATCAGAAACCAACTGTGGGGAGCTGCACGTGCAAAACGCTGAGCTGAAAGAGGCTGAGAGATTTTACCACCAGAGAGCTGCGGAGGCGGAGGCCGACATCAGGAGGCTGAATCAGGAGTTAGAGGCGGAGAGGTTCAGGCATGAGAAGAAAAGTGTTTCTGGTGAAGAAAGGATCCGGCAAGTGATAGAGGGGATGGTCGTGAGGTTGGACGCTTTGGAGAAACTTTTGGAGGCAATTGGCAAGTTGGATTatgggaaagaaagagagaatgaggagACGATGCCTGCAATGCTAAGTCAGCTGAAGTGGGAGGAAGACTTCTGGAGTTTGCTTTTCAACGAATTGCGAGCCAGCACTTCCCAATCGAATGAGGAGAAATGTGTAGAAGTGCTCCTCAGAGAGGTGGCAGAGCGCATGGTTGTAGAGAGGCAGATGCTGCTTTTAGGTCATTATTTACTTTCTGGGAACGATTCATGCACAGATGAGGGAAGGGAAGGTGTGAAAGATCTGGATGTTATTTGGAATACCGCAAGTGTGACAGCGACAGAAACCCAAAGGACAGATGAAACCAGGATGTTTGATTCTATTAACCAGCTGTGCCACATTGAACATTTCAAAGCAGCAACGCAGATGAAAATGTCTTTGCTAAACTGCGTCGCCTCCGCCCctgaaaagctgcagctgattgCAGAAAGTTGTCgtgattttcatgtttcagaGCATCACTGGTTTGGTTTAATTCACTCCGCAGCCACCGAGGCACTGTACTGCTTCCATCTACAGCGGCTGCAGTCAAAATGTGAGAAACAGCTTGAAGAAACGAAACGGAAACTTCtcaactgcagcagctgtgtcaaACTGATTGAGGAGAACAGGGAGCTAAAAGCAAGACTGTCAAATCTAGAAGAGCAGCAGGCGTCCACATGTGGAGATACGAGGAACGTGTGCTGTCAGACGGATGGGATTTCACCACAGGACACAGGCATGGAGCTGCAGATAACACAGGCAGGTATTGTGGATAAAATTGGGGAAGAGGAGATGGTCACGTCGTCACTAAACTGTACGGACGTCCCACTTCTGGGAACACAGGAGGTGTCGAAAGAAAACTCAGAGGACAGTGTTGAATCCCAGCAGGAATCAGATCCAAACACGGAGATGGAGCAAGTTTTAGTGCTGAGAAGAAgagtgaaggagctggaggagctgctgtccGTCACCGTGGAGGAGATGAGCCAAGAGTTTGAGGGCAAAATGATTTGTGTTCAGATGCAACATGAGAAGGAGACGGAGAAGCTGAAG GCCACATGTCAGCGAGGGTTCCTCTCCATGGAGCAGTCCCATCTCAAggtcctggaggagctgcagcgccGACACCAGCAGGAGGTGGAGCGCCTCCTGGTGGAGAGAgaccagctgctggaggaagagAGCTCTGCAACTGCGACTG caATCGAAGCGATTAAGAACGCTCACCGTCTGGAGCTGGAGCGGGAGGTGCAGAGAAGATGTCAGTCAgaaaacagcaatgaaaacaacgTCCTGGAGATCATGCAGAGACAACACAG CGAGGAACTGGCTTCTTACCAGCGGGAGCTCGAGGTTTTGTCCCAGCAGTTTTGTCTGAAGTGTCTGGAGAACGGACACCTGGTGCAGGCTCTGGATGCAGAGCGGAGGGCCTTGTGCCAGTGCCAGCAGGAAAACCAGGACCTGAGGACCAGAAACCAG GAGTTGAGCAGTCACCTCGCAGCAGAGATAACCAGACTGTGTTCGCTCGCCAAGCAGGACGAGCTGCCGTTCAGTCAGGGAATGGACATCTACGAGATGGAG atCACCCTGCGAGTGAAGGAGTCTGAGGTTCAGTGTCTGAAGCAGGAGATCACATCTCTGAAGGATGAACTGCAGTCGGCACAGAGG GACAAGAGGAACGCCACAAAGAAGTACAAGGACATGTTCACAGAGCTGAGCATCGTCAGAGCCAAATCCGACAGCAAGGTAGACGAGCTGagagagaacctgaggctggCTCATCACGCTCTGGACCAGACTTCACCCTGA
- the LOC117766428 gene encoding eukaryotic translation initiation factor 4 gamma 3-like has product MRKNRRTIDPNEIPKISKPQMDEKIHLGPRAQVSWVKGSSGGAKASDSELPRTAGPNRFSVLQPPPHLNPPPVIHRTQTSTPGEIWEVAAVQAESAARSR; this is encoded by the exons ATGAGGAAGAACCGCAGGACCATCGACCCCAACGAGATCCCAAAGATCTCCAAG CCTCAAATGGACGAGAAGATCCACTTGGGCCCCCGGGCTCAAGTCTCATGGGTGAAGGGCAGCAGTGGAGGAGCCAAGGCCAGTGACTCAG AACTACCACGCACAGCGGGCCCCAACCGTTTCTCAGTGCTGCAgcccccccctcacctcaaccCTCCACCAGTCATCCACAGAACCCAGACTTCGACGCCTGGAGAAATCTGGGAAG TCGCAGCAGTACAGGCAGAGAGCGCAGCGAGAAGCCGCTGA